In Malaclemys terrapin pileata isolate rMalTer1 chromosome 10, rMalTer1.hap1, whole genome shotgun sequence, the following are encoded in one genomic region:
- the CHRNA5 gene encoding neuronal acetylcholine receptor subunit alpha-5 translates to MTTNVWMKQEWIDVKLRWKPEDYAGITSIRVPSESIWIPDIVLYDNADGRFEGTSTKTVVKYDGTVSWTPPANYKSSCTIDVTFFPFDLQNCSMKFGSWTYDGSQVDIILEDYDVDKRDFFDNGEWEIVTATGSKGKRTDGCCWYPFITYSFVIRRLPLFYTLFLIIPCIGLSFLTVLVFYLPSNEGEKISLCTSVLVSLTVFLLVIEEIIPSSSKVIPLIGEYLVFTMIFVTLSIVITVFAINIHHRSSSTHNAMAPWVRKIFLHKLPKILCMRSHVDRYFAQKEETSNISGSESSRNTLEAARESIRYITRHIMKENDVREVVEDWKFIAQVLDRMFLWTFLLASIIGSIGLFIPVIYKWANIIVPVHIGNTHT, encoded by the exons ATGACAACAAATGTTTGGATGAAACAG GAATGGATAGATGTAAAATTAAGGTGGAAACCTGAAGACTACGCTGGAATAACATCTATTCGTGTCCCATCAGAGTCTATCTGGATTCCAGATATTGTGTTGTATGACAA tgcAGATGGTCGTTTTGAAGGAACATCTACAAAAACAGTAGTAAAATATGATGGGACCGTTTCTTGGACTCCTCCAGCAAACTACAAAAGTTCTTGTACCATAGATGTTACATTCTTTCCATTTGACCTCCAAAACTGCTCCATGAAATTTGGTTCCTGGACCTATGATGGCTCACAGGTTGATATTATTCTAGAAGATTATGATGTTGACAAGAGAGATTTCTTTGATAATGGAGAATGGGAAATAGTAACTGCAACAGGGAGCAAAGGGAAGAGAACTGATGGATGCTGCTGGTACCCATTTATTACATATTCATTTGTAATTAGACGGTTGCCTCTTTTTTACACACTGTTTCTCATTATTCCGTGTATAGGACTTTCATTTTTAACTGTCCTTGTCTTTTATCTCCCTTCAAATGAAGGTGAAAAAATTTCTCTCTGCACTTCAGTACTGGTGTCTTTGACTGTCTTTCTTCTTGTTATTGAAGAGATTATACCATCATCTTCTAAAGTTATACCACTTATTGGAGAGTATTTGGTGTTTACTATGATTTTTGTGACACTGTCCATTGTGATAACTGTCTTTGCTATTAATATTCATCATCGTTCCTCTTCTACTCACAATGCTATGGCACCTTGGGTCCGCAAGATATTTCTTCATAAACTTCCAAAGATACTTTGCATGAGAAGTCATGTAGATAGATACTTTGCTCAGAAAGAAGAAACTAGCAATATCAGTGGATCAGAATCATCTAGGAACACCTTGGAAGCAGCTCGAGAGTCTATCCGATACATTACAAGACATATCATGAAGGAGAATGACGTTCGCGAG gttGTTGAAGACTGGAAATTTATAGCTCAGGTGCTTGATCGAATGTTTTTATGGACTTTTCTTCTGGCTTCAATAATTGGATCAATTGGGTTGTTTATTCCTGTTATTTATAAATGGGCAAATATAATAGTACCAGTCCACattggaaacacacacacataa